In Procambarus clarkii isolate CNS0578487 chromosome 53, FALCON_Pclarkii_2.0, whole genome shotgun sequence, the following proteins share a genomic window:
- the LOC138352434 gene encoding uncharacterized protein, which translates to MSLLCDLPPCDHLSLRPPSPCDHPLPATTSPCDHPLPATTSPCDHPLPATTSPCDHLSLRPPLPVTTLSLRPPSSCDHPLPATTLFLRPPSPCDHLSLRPPSPCDHLSLRPPLPATTSPCDHPLPATTLFLRPPSPCDHLSLRPPSPCDHLSLRPPSPCDHLSLRPPLPATTLSLRPPSSCDHPLPATTLSLRPPSPCDHPLPATTSPCDHLSLRPPLPATTLSLRPPSSCDHPLPATTLSLRPPSPCDHPLPATTSPCDHPLPATTLSL; encoded by the coding sequence ATGTCACTCTTATGTGACCTTCCTCCCTGCGACCACCTCTCCCTGCGACCACCCTCTCCCTGCGACCACCCTCTCCCTGCGACCACCTCTCCCTGTGACCACCCTCTCCCTGCGACCACCTCTCCCTGTGACCACCCTCTCCCTGCGACCACCTCTCCCTGTGACCACCTCTCCCTGCGACCACCTCTCCCTGTGACCACCCTCTCCCTGCGACCACCCTCTTCCTGCGACCACCCTCTCCCTGCGACCACCCTCTTCCTGCGACCACCCTCTCCCTGCGACCACCTCTCCCTGCGACCACCCTCTCCCTGCGACCACCTCTCCCTGCGACCACCTCTCCCTGCGACCACCTCTCCCTGTGACCACCCTCTCCCTGCGACCACCCTCTTCCTGCGACCACCCTCTCCTTGCGACCACCTCTCCCTGCGACCACCCTCTCCCTGCGACCACCTCTCCCTGCGACCACCCTCTCCCTGCGACCACCTCTCCCTGCGACCACCTCTCCCTGCGACCACCCTCTCCCTGCGACCACCCTCTTCCTGCGACCACCCTCTCCCTGCGACCACCCTCTCCCTGCGACCACCCTCTCCCTGTGACCACCCTCTCCCTGCGACCACCTCTCCCTGCGACCACCTCTCCCTGCGACCACCTCTCCCTGCGACCACCCTCTCCCTGCGACCACCCTCTTCCTGCGACCACCCTCTCCCTGCGACCACCCTCTCCCTGCGACCACCCTCTCCCTGTGACCACCCTCTCCCTGCGACCACCTCTCCCTGCGACCACCCTCTCCCTGCGACCACCCTCTCCCTGTGA